A part of Neodiprion pinetum isolate iyNeoPine1 chromosome 4, iyNeoPine1.2, whole genome shotgun sequence genomic DNA contains:
- the LOC124217751 gene encoding uncharacterized protein, with protein sequence MSVDNAILLIFVTLLSLNNASGECVASTNCKCVMPNGEGYDFSSIPPGEFNGFIESTTKNNVTFYFHPCSDASLNVPGKNTIGCISPKGVSLCMYNATNNQSISLATADKSSPITFASNSEPQILFPFNLTDGIQRTATINFLCHHVIDIPTELVLYNISKELNFKLYLLSPKACKIAMHVGGLSTGSVLVIILFIFSGIYFLGGALALKLLRGATGWEMLPNQKFWFDLPALVRDGIAFTFNCCRVVSYNEI encoded by the exons ATGTCCGTCGACAATGCAATACTACTCATATTTGTAACGTTATTATCATTGAATAATGCGTCCGGAGAATGCGTTGCGTCGACGAATTGCAAATGCGTTATGCCAAACGGTGAAGGTTACGACTTTTCATCAATTCCTCCTGGTGAATTCAACGG GTTCATCGAGTCGACAACGAAAAACAATgtgacattttattttcacccgtGTAGTGACGCTTCTCTTAATGTTCCCGGAAAGAATACAATCGGCTGCATTAGTCCCAAGGGTGTTTCG TTATGCATGTATAATGCAACCAACAATCAGTCCATAAGTTTGGCTACTGCTGACAAAAGTAGCCCAATAACATTTGCGTCGAATAGCGAGCCGCAGATACTCTTTCCCTTTAATTTAACTGATGGAATTCAAAGGACCGCTACCATCAATTTTCTTTGTCATCACGTCATCGATATCCCGACGGAACTggtattatacaatataagCAAGGAATTAAACTTT aaaCTATATCTTCTTTCACCAAAAGCTTGCAAAATAGCAATGCATGTGGGAGGCCTTTCTACAGGGTCAGTACTAGTTATAATACTATTTATATTCAGTGGAATATACTTCTTGGGTGGAGCATTAGCTTTGAAACTATTGAGGGGAGCAACAGGTTGGGAAATGTTACCGAATCAAAAGTTCTGGTTCGATTTACCCGCGCTAGTCAGA gATGGTATTGCATTCACGTTTAATTGCTGCAGAGTCGTTAGCTACAATGAAATATGA
- the LOC124217750 gene encoding D-3-phosphoglycerate dehydrogenase, with protein sequence MPIALRSVLISDAVDDACVALLTNHGVPVTKKYKMSKEELLQEIKHHDGLIVRSDTKVTAEVLAAASSLRVVGRAGTGVDNIDLQAATRKGIVVLNTPGGNSISACEMTCALITSLARNVAQAAQSLRAGRWDRKLYSGHELAGKTLAVLGLGRIGREVAIRMQSYGMRVIGFDPMTSTEAAKEFGVEKMELEQIWPLADYITVHTPLIPQTRNLINATTLAKSKKGVRVINVARGGIVDEEALLDSLKAGHCGGAALDVFVEEPPKNPATLELIQHPNVIATPHLGASTTEAQQRVAVEIAEQFLAISGRSTAYSVTGIVNAPILTAALSDVNAAWINLSKKLGQLGGKFLKKGSGSISIESQTIGSDMEKKKFVHTAVLVGILAGQTKNGLNLINAPILAKDIGVSIKESHADGENAVAVKVGQHQVKGTVRGANEPLLISIDDAIFSNGVPLVDNLSLYRGSGPGDLASIVTALSAKGVQIQSLNSAGKWFAVQTNQEITVNVDGVESF encoded by the exons ATGCCAATAGCATTGAGAAGCGTTTTGATCAGCGACGCCGTCGACGACGCCTGCGTCGCCCTACTAACAAACCATGGGGTCCCCGTAACAAAAAAGTACAAGATGTCCAAGGAAGAACTTCTCCAAGAGATCAAa CACCATGATGGTCTGATTGTTCGATCCGATACCAAAGTTACCGCTGAAGTATTAGCAGCAGCCTCCAGTCTTCGAGTCGTCGGTCGTGCTGGAACCGGCGTTGATAACATTGACCTTCAGGCTGCAACTCGTAAAGGAATCGTTGTACTCAA CACCCCAGGTGGAAACAGTATAAGTGCTTGCGAGATGACCTGTGCTCTGATCACATCATTGGCACGAAACGTCGCACAAGCTGCTCAGTCGCTGAGAGCAGGTCGATGGGACCGAAAATTATACTCGGGGCACGAACTGGCGGGAAAGACTCTCGCGGTTCTGGGACTAGGACGCATCGGTCGGGAAGTTGCGATAAGGATGCAGTCCTACGGGATGAGAGTGATCGGATTTGACCCGATGACCTCTACGGAGGCTGCCAAGGAATTTGGCGTGGAAAAAATGGAGTTGGAACAAATTTGGCCCCTTGCCGACTACATCACAGTTCACACACCCCTCATACCACAGACTAGAA ATTTGATCAACGCCACAACTTTGGCGAAAAGCAAAAAGGGAGTGCGAGTGATAAACGTTGCTCGTGGTGGGATCGTCGACGAAGAGGCTCTTCTGGACTCGTTGAAAGCCGGACATTGCGGGGGAGCCGCACTTGACGTATTCGTCGAAGAACCGCCGAAGAATCCCGCCACCTTGGAACTGATTCAGCATCCGAATGTCATCGCGACTCCTCACTTAG GCGCAAGCACAACGGAGGCTCAGCAGCGGGTCGCGGTTGAAATCGCAGAGCAATTCCTAGCAATATCTGGTAGATCGACAGCGTACTCTGTGACTGGGATAGTAAACGCGCCAATCCTGACGGCGGCATTATCGGACGTGAATGCGGCGTGGATAAATTTGTCGAAGAAGCTTGGACAACTGGGTGGAAAGTTCCTGAAAAAGGGGTCCGGAAGTATCAGCATCGAAAGCCAAACGATCGGTTCCGATatggagaagaaaaagttCGTACACACGGCCGTTTTGGTCGGCATACTCGCCGGGCAGACGAAGAATGGACTGAATCTTATCAACGCGCCAATTCTCGCCAAAGATATCGGCGTCAGTATTAAAGAGAGTCACGCCGATGGCGAAAACGCGGTTGCCGTCAAAGTTGGTCAACACCAAGTCAAAG GAACTGTACGTGGAGCGAATGAGCCGCTGCTAATTTCCATCGACGACGCGATCTTCTCGAACGGCGTTCCTCTCGTCGATAATCTCTCGCTGTACCGAGGAAGCGGACCTGGTGATCTGGCGAGTATCGTAACGGCCTTATCGGCGAAAGGAGTTCAAATCCAAAGCTTGAACTCAGCCGGAAAATGGTTCGCAGTTCAAACGAATCAAGAGATCACTGTGAATGTTGATGGCGTCGAGAGCTTTTGA